A DNA window from Porphyromonas gingivalis ATCC 33277 contains the following coding sequences:
- a CDS encoding DUF1661 domain-containing protein, producing the protein MARELKKSRAGTKRFSRHFLGILV; encoded by the coding sequence TTGGCGCGGGAGTTGAAAAAATCTCGCGCCGGAACGAAAAGATTCTCGCGCCATTTTTTGGGGATTTTGGTTTGA